CGCGCGGCCGTACGTGCTGGCCGCGAAGTTGTGGGCGAAGCCGAGCGTGTGTCCGGTCTCGTGCGCCGAGAGTTGACGGATACGCGCCAAGGACAGCGCGACGGCGTCACTGCCGGGATCCAGGGAGGCCAGGTAGTCGAGATCGGGCAGCGCGCCGAAATCACACGCGAAATGGCCCGGATCCCCGTGCTGGTGGGCGTCGGTCTCCGCCTCGGCGAACTGCGGCACGAGGCCGCTGCCGATCAGGTAGTCCTGCCGGATGCGCAGCGACCCGAGTGTGACGTTGCCTTTCAGGATCTCGCCCGTCCGCGGATCGACGACGCTTCCCCCGTAGGACCAGCCGCGCGACGACCGGTGGACCCAGTTGATCATGTTGTAGCGAAGGTCCATCGGGTCCGCGTCCTCGGGCAGCACTCTCACCTGGAACGCATTCCGAAATCCGGCCGCCTCGAACGCGGTGTTCCACCACGAGGCTCCCTCGACGAGCGCACTCCGGATTGGTTCGGGCGCACCGTTGTCCACGTAGTAGACGATCGGCGCAATCGGGTCGGACACGGGCGCGGCCGGATCCTTCTTGTGCAGACGATGACGCGCGATCCAGCGCTTCTCGATAGGGTCCGAGATGGGAGAAGCGTAATCGTTGAACTGGATTCCAAAGGAACTGACGCGCGCGTCGTGCCGGCGCGGCCGGTAGCCCTGACCGAGCGCCGGCAATTCCACGAACGCGTGGTGCTCCCGCACGGTGACGGCTTCGGCCGACGGCGTCACCTCCCGCACGAGCCGGCCGGGATCCTCATCTGTCGTGAACGTCAGTGTCGTCTCGACCTCGGTGTTCTTCGGAAACCCCTTCGTGCGGGGAACGTAGAAGGCCGACCGCGTGTCGTCCAGCTTGTAGCGGCCCTGCTTGGCCTGACGGAGCCGGCCGACCACCCCGTGCGCATCGCGAAGGAAGAAGCCCGTGGCGTCCACGAGCACCGTCGGGCCCTCGGACGCCTCGACCGTGAAGCCCCACAGCACCGATCGCGCGAACGACTGATCGACCGCGCGTCGCTCGGCGACGTCTTCCGTCAACGCGCGGTAGCGGTAATTCGGTTGGACCATCAGCACCTTTGGTCCGACGCGCTCGAACACGACGACGGCCGACACGCCGAGTTGCCCGCGATCCAGGCCGATCGCATTCGATCCGACGCCGGCCGGCAGCGACACCTGGTAGAGCAGTTCGGAGCCGAAACGAGAGATCTCCATCCACATCTTCCCGGACGCCTCGTCCCAGTACAACGGTACGAAGCCGTCGATCCGATGCAGGTTGGCGACGATATCCGCGACCCGCTTCGGGGCGTGAACAGGGGACTGTTGCCGATCCCGAGCAGCGGCCGACACCGAGAGGACAACCGAGAACACGACGATCAGTGGAATGCGCATACAGATCTCCGGACCGGACACTGTCGCTGGTGAGGGCCGAACGACGAAGCCAGGAACAAACGACATCGAACGAAGGACAGGCGACTGGCAACGGAGAACTCAGAGCGAAGAGGCGTGAAACGGAGAACGGAGACGACCCGGGTTCTCCGTTCCACGTCTTCCGTTGAACGGCTGGACATCTTCCAGGGGTTAGAGCGTGCCGAATGAACCACGCTCTCGCGCCGCGCTTCCGCCCCTGGAAGATGTCGATGACGACGCCGGAGGCGTCGTCCAGAAACAACGTGGGCTGGCGAAGCGAGTTCGGCAGTTCGAGGCGAAGCTCCGCTAGTGTCCCTTGGTCGGCGTGGTTCCGCGCGGCGGCGCGTTCTTCACGTACTTGTCGAACCAGCCGATCATCTCGGCCAGCGTGTG
This DNA window, taken from Vicinamibacterales bacterium, encodes the following:
- a CDS encoding zinc-dependent metalloprotease, with product MRIPLIVVFSVVLSVSAAARDRQQSPVHAPKRVADIVANLHRIDGFVPLYWDEASGKMWMEISRFGSELLYQVSLPAGVGSNAIGLDRGQLGVSAVVVFERVGPKVLMVQPNYRYRALTEDVAERRAVDQSFARSVLWGFTVEASEGPTVLVDATGFFLRDAHGVVGRLRQAKQGRYKLDDTRSAFYVPRTKGFPKNTEVETTLTFTTDEDPGRLVREVTPSAEAVTVREHHAFVELPALGQGYRPRRHDARVSSFGIQFNDYASPISDPIEKRWIARHRLHKKDPAAPVSDPIAPIVYYVDNGAPEPIRSALVEGASWWNTAFEAAGFRNAFQVRVLPEDADPMDLRYNMINWVHRSSRGWSYGGSVVDPRTGEILKGNVTLGSLRIRQDYLIGSGLVPQFAEAETDAHQHGDPGHFACDFGALPDLDYLASLDPGSDAVALSLARIRQLSAHETGHTLGFAHNFAASTYGRASVMDYPAPTVGITNGHIDLSDAYGKGIGAFDSFAVTYAYAEFPPGASEERELSNVVAAGVANGMLFISDEDARPAGASHPLASLWDNGSDPVATLRHEMDVRRIGLSQFGLGSIPDGTPLSMLEAKFLPLYLHHRYQLLAAVKTLGGLSYTYAVKTAGAPLPTPVADIVPPDRQRAALGAVLDTIRVEELVIPGRIRDLIPPPAFGYGDTPTELFERRTDRVFDPVGAATIAADLAISALLQPERAARLTEFHARNTANPDFNEVVRALLRQTWYYPATEKSKDGEGLIVLAAVQDLVVTRLMDLAANGDASPAVRAAAAGRLRELRDRLEGRLIASAGPVGLGTSADHLAATADNIKRFLSRPDSPYKRTVPLPVPPGDPIGMKSGR